Proteins from one Nomia melanderi isolate GNS246 chromosome 3, iyNomMela1, whole genome shotgun sequence genomic window:
- the LOC116432910 gene encoding uncharacterized protein LOC116432910: MPVGGRVAGKVGIYSSHYNGKGYSGINEEIIWISIGMGITITVLITIALCYIAREKWRKRHDGYYTS, from the exons ATGCCGGTGGGCGGACGGGTCGCTGGGAAAGTCGGGATCTACAGCTCCCATTATAATG GGAAAGGGTACAGCGGCATAAACGAGGAGATCATATGGATCAGCATCGGCATGGGGATCACGATCACCGTACTGATCACGATCGCCCTGTGCTACATCGCCCGGGAGAAATGGCGGAAACGCCACGACGGCTACTACACCTCCTGA